The genomic interval tcaagattgctgggagaaatatcagtaacctcagatatgcagatgacaacacccttatggtagaaagtgaaagaactaaaaagcctcttgatgaaagtgaaagaggagagtgaaaaagttgacttaaagctcaacattcagaaaactaagatcatggcatctggacccatcacttcatgggaaatagatggggaaacagtggaaacagtggcctactttatttttctgggctccaaaatcactgcagatggtgattgcagccaggaaattaaaagatgcttactccttggaaggaaagttatgaccaagctagacagcatattaaaaagcagagacattactttgtcgacaaaggtccgtctagtcaaggctatggtttttgcagtagtcatgtatggatgtgagagttggactgtgaagaaagctgagtgtggaattgatgcttttgaactgtggtgttggagaagactcttgagagtcccttggattgcaaggagatccaaccagtccatcctaaaggaaattggaaggactgattttgaagctgaaattccaatattttggccacgtgatgcgaagagctaactcatttgaaaagaccctgatgctgggaaagattgaaggcaggaggataaggggacgacagaggatgagatggttggatggcatcactgactcaatggacatgagtttgggtagactccgggaattggtgatggacaaagaggcctgatgtgctgtggttcatggggtcacaaagagtcggacacgactgagtgcctgaactgaactgaactgaattgtgctAAACATCTTATGATAATCtataagggaagagaatctgGAAAACAccgtatgtgtatacatgtactgaatcactttgttgtacatctgaaactaacacaatattgtaaatcaactatgcatcagtaaaaacaaattaaaatatattgaaaacttAGAAATGGTCTACAAGTCCTCATAGGACCAAGCTCTCCCAGTTACATCTCCCTCTGACAGCCTCAGCTTCCCCTACTCACTCTACTTTTGCCACACTGGCTCCCTATCTGTTCTTTGTACCGGCCCCGTGGTCTGTGGCCTTAGGAATTTTTCCTGACTACATTCTCTCAAGAAGCATCACGTCCACAGATGTCGCCCTCTCAAAGAAACCTATCTGCATCACCCAATATAAATTTATGAAAACCACCACCTCTTGCCCTGATAGACTTTTCTCCATACCACTTATGATCTTCTCATAGACAAGAAAATATACTCATTGAAGAGCAGGGTCATTTCTCTCTCCCCGTAGATTGTAAATGTTCTTCCAGCAGGCATTTAGTGCAATGTTGGTTCAACATCTTCACAACTTTGAAAGGTATACATAATAAGCACGTGATACATACTGACTGTAGGAATGAGTGATTTGTTTTGAACCCAGAGTAACCATTTTTCCTCATGGAGGTACATTTCATATTGTTTGTTTCCCAGATTACATGAGGGTCAGCAGAAATGGAGAAAGTCGCATGGAAGCTTACCACCAAGTTTCCAGTGTGATATATTTGGAAATATTATGATGCCTCAAAGGAATGAGAGTTTATAAATGAAACATCAGCTATAAAAGTTCAGGAAATATCAAAAAGCTCCCAAATGATTATCTAAATAAGCTATGTGCCCAGAGAGCATTCAGGCCAGGGCAGCCACACCACTGGACCCTCACAGAGCTGTGGACCATCATCAGTGAGGGGCAAAATGAATGAGTTTTTGATATAATGACCATCCCAAATTTCCATATGGAATGCCATGATAACCCACtaggagaaaaatagaaactatttTATAAGTGAAGGCAAATATATTAGAAGCCCAAATACAACTCTGTGTATTAGCTTTCTGATATTCAGGCTTTCCCAAGGCGAAAAGCAAGGTCTCCAACAATACACATGTTGATCAAAGAGCCGTGGGAGCAACATTTAAGGAGACACCCATCCTGTCTAGGGCCATGATTATAATGTAAAGTAGTATTTTCAACCACATCCGAAATTAAAATATAGCCATTACATTATATAGACTCAGAACCTTCAGGTTCTATGAGAAAGAAATATCAAACATGTCTTACCCCTGAATTTAGCTCAGCATTATCCAGctgttccattttattttcatatcaaaGGAGAATACAGCCCAGGCTTGGAACTAATACCTTCTAGGCACTGATATTTTAATTTGATCGTCTTCCATATTATAGGACCACTCTCCTCTTGGGATCTGGCACTGAGGGAAGCTGATTTAAATCTGAAACTCTTTGACTTCAAAGAGCGTTCTGTGCTCAGGTTAGAACCACAGTGGAAAGAGAGAGATAATAAACTccaaaaaacacagaaattatTTGATATCCTGAAGCTTTTGTCTATTTCCGCCTATCAATCTATAAAATAATCTTAGCAATTTAAGCAAAGCTAGTCAAACATCAAAAGAAACTGAGAATTGGGGTAAGCTTTATCTCTTCCAGTATCCATCAGTGttcattttaaagaactttttataCTCAAGTTTATatattactccttggaaggaaagttatgaccaacctagatagcatattcaaaagcaaagacattactttgctaacaaatgttcgtctaggcaaggctatggtttttcctgtggtcatgtatggatgtgagagctggactgtgaagaaggctgagtgccgaagaattgatgcttttgaactgtggtgttggagaagactcttgagagtcccttggactgcaaggagatccaactagtccattctgaaggagatcagccctgggatttctttggaaggaatgatgctaaagctgaaactccagtactttggccaactcatgtgaggagttgactcattggaaaagactctgatgctgggagggattgggggcaggaggagaaggggacgacagaggatgagatggctggatggcatcactgacttgatggacatgagtctcagtgaactctgggagttggtgatggacagggaggcctggcgtgctgcgattcatggggtcgcaaagagtcggacacgactgagcgactgatctgatctgatctatttatatatatagggattccctggtggctcagacagtaatgagtctgcctgcaatgcaggatacccaggttcgatccctgggttgggaagatcccctggagaagaacatggcaacccactccagtattcttgcctggagaatccccacggatgGAGGGGaatggtaggctacagaccatacggtcgcaaagagtcggacacaactgagcaacttcactttactttctttcatatatatgtatgtatatacatacatatgctatgctatgctaagtcacttcagtcgtgtccgactctgtgtgaccccatagacagtagcccaccaggctccctcgtccctgggattctccaggcaagaacactggagtgggttgccatttccttctccaatgcacgaaagtgaaaagtgaaagtgaagtcgctcagtcgtgtccgactattagcgaccccatggactgcagcctaccaggcttctctgtccatgggattttccaggcaagagtactggagtggggtgccattgccttctccgatatatatacatatatatatatatatatatatacacacacatatatatacacacacacacacacacacacacacacacgggctgaTTTTTACCTAGAGagataatagcaaaaaaaaaaaaaagggaggaaataaaTATGATAAAGAAGAGTATTATTCAAGAGAAACTAATTTATCAGaagttattataaattttatccaTTATATGAAACATTCTTCTGTtcaaagaaacagataaaaatggataaattataaCCACTCTTCATATTTTAATACAGTTCATCAAATTTTATCATGCATTTCTATAAGCTTGAATTATATGAACTTGGAAATAAAGAAACTAAACAggaataaataaagcaaatgcCAAGAATTCTTCAATACTGGGAGTAGTAAGTGAGCTGTGGAGGAAAAGGTCATCGAAAAACTTGATTTTAGGACAAAAAGATTTTATCAGAACTCCCTTCAGGCTCATCCTCTTCCAACTCTTCAAAAACAGGGCAAAACATAAACAaagcagctgctaagtcacttcagtcgtgtccgactctgtgcgaccccagagacagcagcccaccaggctcccccatccctgggattctccaggcaagaacactggagtgggttgccatttccttctccaatgcatgaaagtgaaaagtgaaagtgaagtcactcagttctgtctgactcctagggaccccatggactgcagcctaccaggctcctctgtccatgggattttctaggcaaaagtactggagtggggtgccattaacaGAAACTCTCTAAAGAAGCCAGTGGAGTAAAACTACTTTTCACAAAGGTAAAGAATAATTTAAGTATAATGCAGTGTGGTATAAGAGATCATTGTCAATAAATTCAGGAAAAGGTAATGTTTAAAtcaccaggttttttttttaatacatcacAAGTGAATTCCATAATAACATATATGTATTGAAAAAATAACCACCAGCTCATTTACTTCAAATAAACCACTTTTTCAAATTTAGAATTAGGGTAAAAGATTTTTTCCatctcatttgctttttaaaatagaaggacTTCATaatctggaaaaatatattttaaaatgatccaaATATTATATCAATTGATCATTCTAATCATCATCTCATAATGATGATTTCCTTCCTAAGAATTAATAAATCAGGCTAAAATTATAATGTATATGAGTTACTGCTTTGTTGCAAtaaatctcagtttttaaaaaaatggcttcAAGATTCCGTAGACTTCAATTACTATAAATGTCATCTCAGTCAGCATAAGAAACATTACCTGAGCAAGCTATTCATTGAACAACAGTTTCTTAGTAcagagaatggagaaaataatacgGCCAATCTTACACAGTCATAACAAAAATAACAGACATAGTCTCTTCTAATTAAATTTTAACTGCTTTGTGTAACTACTGTGATGGTTCATGATTCACAGAGAGTATTTGATCTTGTTTCTATAATTATCATTGGTATTATCACTAGTTGATGATAAGACCAGTATTCTTATGTGTCCACATACATTCATCTGGGACCATCTTTTGTATATTTGGTCAGGTTgtttaacatttctgaaatgcCAACTGCTTTCCTCTTCATTAAGCTAAATCCTAAACATTGGAACATAAATCTTCCAACATTTATGACAATGTACCTCACTAACCATATCCCATAATAATATTCTCTGAATTCAGtgaacttttataattttatacataatCTGTATTATACTGTTAATATTGCCTTGTCCTTGTTTTCTAGGTTTACTGTAAATTTACTAAGTCTCTACAGCTTCTccacattatgtatatatatgtatgcttgcatgcatgctaagtcgcttcagttgtgtccagccctttgtgatcctatggactgtaccctaccaggctcctctgtccatggaattctccaggcaagaatactggagtgggttgtcatttccttctccgggggtcttctgacccagggatataacccgcgtctgtttcctgcattggcaggagggttctttaccactaatgccacctgggaaactcataTACATGTATGCTTTTCTGCtacataaaatttgttttttaagacaAAGGATTATctcttccttaaaaataaaacacacatccTCTAAAAAGCTAGTATAGCGGTGGGCATACAGTAGATGCCTCATGCACGCTTTTTAAGGTGAATCATATTGTAACCTTAATAGGTTAAGATCTTGTTAATATAAGATCATGTGGCTCTTTGATCTTTTCCATGATTAGTTCACCACCCCAACAGAGATAGAATTGAACACAATCTCCATGGAATCAACCTGGATGCTCTAATGGTGTTATTTCAACACACTGAACTGAAAATCCCAATCCCTTTCTAAATACAGGcactttcataattttatttcacatgtATAATAATGACTGGATTCTAAGCTTTCTATCTAACCACAGATAAACTCCACATCCTAAGTTACATGGGAACAGCTGGGAAGCTGGTAGAGGTGCCATTCTAGGGCAGAGGTGCCTTCTTCCAGAACAAATGAACCATGAATGCTATGGGTAACTCCTTCAAATGTTTCCCTTCTCATATTAAAATAGATGCTGATCCACATCCTTGTTCAACAGGTTATGTCGGAGGATTTAAAAGTCAATATTTCTCCTCTCTTAATTCTATTTCCCTATACCCAGCCTGTCCactctttctgtattttataatcaCTATGTATTTAGTatttgctatgctaagtcacttcagtcgtgtccaactctgtgtgactccagagatggcagcccaccaggctcccccatccctgggattctccaggcaagaacactggagtgggttgccatttccttctccaatgcatgaaagtgaaaagtgaaagtgaagtcgctcagtcgtgtccgactattagcgaccccatggactgcagcctaccaggctcctccatccatgggattttccaggcaagagcactggggtggggtgccattgccttctccgatttagtGTTTAgaataaagcaaataattttCACATACAAAGGAAATTTCTATTCTATTTTGccatatacatattaatatataactaaATACATATTGATTTAGCTTGAGGTTTatggaaaacaataaagaaatgaacattgtagaaggggaaaaaattaataataataaataaatgccagcaaaagaaatagaaagttttCAAATTGATTTCACAATCATTTGGGGCTTGAcatataaaattccattttacaCTAATCCTATCTACTATTCTATCAGTACAGGATATCTTGGTAGATAATACGGTTCATGttattaaataaatcataaatgtaTCATATTCCCAAATCTCATCTAACTGCTCTAAATTCCGTCTGTGGGATCAATAATATAACTCATTATGCCTGGGAAAAAAATGCCCTTAAGGCCATAGATATAAAAAGTTACCATAAGAGGATTTGCAAAATCAAAGAGGTTTTCAGAAACATGCACAATTTTAAACAGATTATAGTTCATCCACACATTCAAATACACCAAGTCTTACATCCTCTTGCACTACCTCCTTGTAGGAGCAGAATGAATATCATAATCATTGATTTTCCCCTGGAAAAAAATTCTTCTATTTTCAAAAGAAGCATGCACCATGCAACGTGCAAAAGAAATACCTTGGGTTTCTTATTCTCAGGGCCTGCTGACATGGACAATGCACAAGGTGAACTCAGCTCCTTGGTTCTTGTTAGACAGAAGGGAGGTGACGGAGCTGAGACAGATGATCTGTGGTCAGATATAGAGCTTTCGGATTTCCCAAGTCTTGAAGGCAGGGAAAGATTTGGGTGCAGCGTGGAGGGACTGAGCTGGTGTGTTTTTGTGGGAGGATTAGCCAGGGGGAGAGCAGAGGACCCCAGACAGGGAAGAGAGGCAGAGCTGGAGCTGGAGacaggggctgggggtgcagtAGACGGAATCTGCCCTTGGCTAGAGACCGGCGCTCGTGCGCTCTTAGATCGGTTTATCAGGTTTGAAAGAGCTGGGGACGGATGGTAGCGTCTCTCTGGTGAGGAGAGCATGGCCCTTGGGTTAGTgggaggagacacagaagacgatGTGGAGGAAGGTGATGTAGAGGCACGTGAGCAGATATCCCTGGGCTTTCCCGGGCCTCTGGGGTCAGCATCCTGTCTGCCTTTCGAAGACAGAGGAGAAAAGCTTGGAGGGACGGGAGGCAGACCCACAGAGCTGGAGGTACCAGTTTGCAGCTGGGAAGTCACTGGGCTGCTCTTCAGAGTCGGGGATGGCATTTTCTCTACAATCACAGAAGCGAAGCTGCTACCGCCCTGTTTTGGGGGAGAAAGGGCCGatgcctggggagggggtgcagctttggtgggagaaggaaaggggaaggatGGCTGGCTGAGGTCGGAAACCGGGTTTTCCCTTTGCTCTGGAGACCCTGATCGCAGGGAGCAACTTGAGAGGGATTTCTTAGGTGTGGGTGGGGTTTGTTTGACTTTTTGATCAAGCGTGAGCGTGGAGGAAGCCAGGGAGTTGAGAGAGAAGGTGGGACAGGAGGCCGGGGAGAGGGGCCTTTGGTGAGAAGGGCTGGACTTCAGGATGGCGGTGAGGACGGAAAGCCTGGAGGGCACCGGGGGTTTCACCCCTGACCTCGAGAGGCTCCCGCTGGAGGACGCTTGGCTACAGACCGTAGAGGAGGAGCCGTGGAAAGGGGAGGGGAAAGCTCTGGGACTCGGCGAGAGCGAGTGCGTGACGATGCGCACGGGGATGTAGGAGGCTGCACTCGACTTCAGAGAAGCACCGGAGGCTGGTGAAGGAGAAGAGGCTCTCGGACTCTCTTTGGGACTAAGGACGTTCGAGGTGACCGTCTTCTTGAGGACTTCAGAAGTCTGCCCCGggttttgctgtgctgtgcttggacTGGATGAAGGAGACCCTGATAACTGAGCGGGTTGGGGGACCTGTGACGTCGAGGACGTGCCCTTCGGTGCAAAAAAAGGTGCAGAGTGAGCGGAAGTTTGAAAGTACGTGGTTGTTTCTTCCACCAGGGCCCCGCGGGCATCCAGCCTCCTCGAGTGGAACTCCTCCAGGACAGAGGCGCTGGCGAGGTCGCCTGGGGCAGGTGGTGTTTTCTGATTAGTtggagaaacaaaggagaaagcagGTGGTTTACGGGCAAGCTGCTCAGAGGCAGTGGGAGAAGTTAActagaggaaagagaaatagacaGGGTCATAGGACATCATTTGTGAAACTGTCAAAGGATTCTTGTCACTCGTGCGTTTATGCAAACAGTCCTATTCGTTTACACAAAAGGAAGCCCTTAAACCTCCCCTCAAATGGAAGAAACTCATTTTGCTAATGAGGCGTTTctttgaatttgaaataaaatataaataaatggtgAACTCTTAGACACTAGATCTCATTTATTCCCCAGAATACACAtcaatataaaattgtatttgcATGTCTCCCTTTGGAAAATAATTCACTGACAAAATCTAAAAGAGCTATCTTCTTTTGGAATTGGGTGATTTGAAAAGATTTAAATCATCattaatataaatttcaaaatgcaCTTTGGAACAggaaatagcttttcttccattgtAAGACTATAAACCATAATATGATAAAAATGATTACAATATTTCAAAAGTTTAACACACtttgtttaaaattctaaaaacttAGACTTTTCCTACACATTGTAAACCTGAAAATAATGGCCAGAATTCAAAAGATACAGCACCCAACATCAACATACAATGATAAATTGAGAATGAAAGCCAAGGGTGAAATAGGAATGGAGTTTTagcttatgaaaaatattttccctaATTACTTGTCAGAATGAACAGTTAACAAATGATGTGAGTTATGCTGGAAGGAATGAATAGATAAGCATAGTACTTTATAAATGCAATCTGCCTGAAACAATGCAATTCACCAATCCacatcaaataaaaagaaaataaagaaatcatgtCCAAAAGTGGTTAGGGAGAGCCCATAAAGTAACTGGGTATCTATATTcttgtgctattttttttaattatcctgTATTTTAAAACAAGTACTGAAATTATAAATGATTCTAAAGCCAAATCTTTTAAAGAGCAGtttcctttcaaaattatttaatggAGTCTCTCAGTCCATaagggaaaggaaaatatttgtacCAAAGAATTTAGAACATATCTGttatcaaaaatattaataaatatttattaagttatatatgttatataatattatatatatttagtatatatcaGATAAGCTTACAACCATAATAATTAACTTAGCAAGAGCTTCATTTATAAACTCAGTAAAAGATATTtcttgattttgctttttaacatgttaaaaAGGTGCCCATCAGACCGAATGCAAAGATTTTCACATCAGAGCTTTGAgtcctaaaaatatttaaaactgataaATGCAAACAACTCATCCAAAACTTATGTTTCTGAATTAATGTACCCaaaatattcctttcttttcatatGTAAATTTGTTTGTAAATTTGCAACACAGAATTCTTGccacataaataatttttgaatattttggcATGTAACCCAGAATACTGAAAATCAGGGATAATTGAAAATCAAGCAGAATTCAATAAAATTGAGATAGAAAGTTTAACAACCTCCTCACATAAGTTCTACTTAGAAACAATTCTGCTTATCCAGTGTTTGTAAAACCAACTCATAAGATTAGTTGTAAGTGAAAGTTCTCTGTTTCCAATGATTGATCTCTTCTcacagaaggaatgaagaaattTCAAGAGTATGTAGAGTCTCTTTTTATGTTATGCCATAGCTTTTggtataaaaaaattttaaattaatcacAGCCACAAAAATCCCATTACCTTTTCAGCCATGTTTCCAAATAACTTCATTTTATATAACAAACTCACTAATTCATCCTGATTATCCTGTTAAAATCACAGGACTGTGATTTTGAGGGTCTCATCAGAAGAAAAGACTCTTCTCTCCAACTTCCTCAAGACCATGGCTTCTAATTAATTACCAAACATTCTATTGCATGAAGTCCTGTCTTACCTAATATAAGTAATTCTAAAACTTGATTACTGAAAAACTAAGAAAAGTTCAAAGAGAAAGATTCTGAAGAGTCTAagaatgtttttattatatttttctaatcaATGTACTAATAAGCATttgcaatatatttttcaaattttatattatcctaaattatactaaaataaaaatatggtacCATATTCTTATAAAATTCCCAGGAGAGGAGAATGCCTTTTGTAACATGTAAATGAAAAAGATTCATTTCTTGAGTTCCTCTtattaataagttaaaaaaaaaagagggtataAAGACATGAATAATTTTATGCAGAAAGAAAGGATGGATACCTGTCAAAATTTAGTCAACTTACTCAGAATAGGCCTTTTATTTTGCCTCTCACCTGTAAACCCCTAACAGGGGATAATACACTTCTCTAGTGCCTGCAAATTATTTCAACCCCTTCATCCTCTCCCATTAATACCCTCTGTTCTGTTCTCTAGGTTTGTTACTGATGTACTCTAATTCCTTCTCTCTCAAGCCTGTTCTCTGTCCTCTCCTCCATTTATCTTCTAACCTGACCTTTGTTGATGCCTTTGCTTCAGAAACTTCTCTAAAAACACTGCTGACCGTGTTCTCTCATCCCCAGCTCTCTTCTGATTCCTTGAAACCCCCTCACCATATGCTTCCTTCCAAATCATTTCCAAAGCTTTCTCCTAGAAAAACTATCCTGAGCTCTGAATACATTCACAATAATCCCCATAACAGAGGATGCTTGCAATGTTCTGCTCTCATCAGGTGGATGATCCTTATCCTAAATCCACCCTTGGATCCTGCATAATAGAGATTATCAGTTATTTGAACAACCAATCTCTGTAATAGAGCTGCCTTGTCATTTTAGTAAGTCTAAAATTAACTGTTTCTCAAcactattcataataaccaacatatggaaataacctaaatgtccttcaacagatgaatggataaagaagacgtgatacatatgtgaaatggaatattattcaaccataaaaaagaatgaaataacaccatctgcagcaacatggatgcaactagagattatcatactaagcaaagtaagtcagaaaaagaaagacaataccatatggtatcacttacatgtggaatctaaaatatgacacaagtgtaCTTAacttcaaaatagaaacagactcagagacagaaaatagacttgtggttgccaggggagaaAGGTTTGGGGGAGAGATgagtgggagactggggttagcAGGTACAAAGCATTACAtgcaggatggataaacaagagccaactatatagcacagaggactatattcagtatcctatgataaaccacaaaggaaaagaatttgcaaaagtatatatatatatatgtgtgtgtgtgtatatataatttaatcattttgttgtacTGTAGAAATTAATAGCATTGTAAATaaacaatacttcaataaaaattaacaaataaaattaactgCTTCTGTGTATATTCAGTTTTTTCCCAGCGTGTCCATGGATTCTGAGACATCAGACTCCAAGCCAGAGTGCCTGATCTGCTGCCGCCTGATGTTCTGAATAGTGACGAAGATTTGAACCAGGTTGGTCCATATATACAGTTGTACTCTTTCCCCTCAACTGACACAGTCATACAAGGCAGAAACTTCTGATTCTCCCGTGTCCTCAAATGCAGTCCTTACGTTGTAACAGCTAGGTCTCCCAACATACCTACTGCTCTGTCCTCTTCTCACAGATGGACATTCATAGTGCCATCAACACCTCCCCATACCTACCATGAACCGATTGTTCCTTCACAACAGAGCCCTTCTCTTATGACCCAGGCTCATCTCCCTCAACCCCTGCTAGTTTGcattttaggttttaaaattacttttttaatctCAACCTTTTGCAAGCACTGTCAACATTCTGTCTTGTTCTTTTGCAGATCCACTTGGCAAGTTGTTATTCTTAAATCAGTCCCACCAACTGTCCTTATGCTCCTAGATCTAGTTTACCTAAagccactattttaaaaaatctaatataaTCCTGTTGATTGGCAGGGCCACTGCACTTATTTATGAGTTTGTCCTGCATAAGGGTATCAACTGAGAGTGAGAAAGGCGTTTCTTGAACGAGGCAGAGGGGGTCCCTGTCTCTAGTTCACCCATGCGCTGGTAAGGCACTGTGGATGGGCACCAACATAAATGTAAGCTCTGTAAATCTCAGCAGGGCTGTGTACCACTCACCTT from Bos indicus isolate NIAB-ARS_2022 breed Sahiwal x Tharparkar chromosome 23, NIAB-ARS_B.indTharparkar_mat_pri_1.0, whole genome shotgun sequence carries:
- the MLIP gene encoding muscular LMNA-interacting protein isoform X4 gives rise to the protein MDFEKHGKGSLLNENLEEKLTVSSGDSEAKPLIFTFVPTVRRLPTHSQLGDTSKYIVKIPEEPSDKTPETVNRFDSSEYFTLNVGRQQERERGALTCPSEAEDKASQGRESKEKKPQGMQQSDLFKAEYVFIVDSEGEEEVPGRKGDQGPPVGTGPPAARPASLAISSSLASDAVRPKTRGADLQAPSHPERPQAMASQQRHGQLTSPTASEQLARKPPAFSFVSPTNQKTPPAPGDLASASVLEEFHSRRLDARGALVEETTTYFQTSAHSAPFFAPKGTSSTSQVPQPAQLSGSPSSSPSTAQQNPGQTSEVLKKTVTSNVLSPKESPRASSPSPASGASLKSSAASYIPVRIVTHSLSPSPRAFPSPFHGSSSTVCSQASSSGSLSRSGVKPPVPSRLSVLTAILKSSPSHQRPLSPASCPTFSLNSLASSTLTLDQKVKQTPPTPKKSLSSCSLRSGSPEQRENPVSDLSQPSFPFPSPTKAAPPPQASALSPPKQGGSSFASVIVEKMPSPTLKSSPVTSQLQTGTSSSVGLPPVPPSFSPLSSKGRQDADPRGPGKPRDICSRASTSPSSTSSSVSPPTNPRAMLSSPERRYHPSPALSNLINRSKSARAPVSSQGQIPSTAPPAPVSSSSSASLPCLGSSALPLANPPTKTHQLSPSTLHPNLSLPSRLGKSESSISDHRSSVSAPSPPFCLTRTKELSSPCALSMSAGPENKKPKQYKTKSSYKAFAAIPTNTLLLEQKALDEPAKTDSISKDSTLDPPLELCSPAQLRQQTEELCATIDKHSSDSPSSSLQTFLGSDTIKMPTTLPRAAGRETKYANLSSPSSTVPESQLTKPGVIRPAPVKSKILLKKEEEVYEPNPFSKYLEDNSDFFSEQDVPAPPKPVSLHPLYQTRLHPPAKSLLRPQTRPHADGLTPGPFSHLSSFSLSDEQENSHTLFSHNAYNKLSHPMMAIPEHETLDSKEEVRTAVLSSGETGV
- the MLIP gene encoding muscular LMNA-interacting protein isoform X9 translates to MDFEKHGKGSLLNENLEEKLTVSSGDSEAKPLIFTFVPTVRRLPTHSQLGDTSKYIVKIPEEPSDKTPETVNRFDSSEYFTLNVGRQQERERGALTCPSEAEDKASQGRESKEKKPQGMQQSDLFKAEYVFIVDSEGEEEVPGRKGDQGPPVGTGPPAARPASLAISSSLASDAVRPKTRGADLQAPSHPERPQAMASQQRHGQLTSPTASEQLARKPPAFSFVSPTNQKTPPAPGDLASASVLEEFHSRRLDARGALVEETTTYFQTSAHSAPFFAPKGTSSTSQVPQPAQLSGSPSSSPSTAQQNPGQTSEVLKKTVTSNVLSPKESPRASSPSPASGASLKSSAASYIPVRIVTHSLSPSPRAFPSPFHGSSSTVCSQASSSGSLSRSGVKPPVPSRLSVLTAILKSSPSHQRPLSPASCPTFSLNSLASSTLTLDQKVKQTPPTPKKSLSSCSLRSGSPEQRENPVSDLSQPSFPFPSPTKAAPPPQASALSPPKQGGSSFASVIVEKMPSPTLKSSPVTSQLQTGTSSSVGLPPVPPSFSPLSSKGRQDADPRGPGKPRDICSRASTSPSSTSSSVSPPTNPRAMLSSPERRYHPSPALSNLINRSKSARAPVSSQGQIPSTAPPAPVSSSSSASLPCLGSSALPLANPPTKTHQLSPSTLHPNLSLPSRLGKSESSISDHRSSVSAPSPPFCLTRTKELSSPCALSMSAGPENKKPKQYKTKSSYKAFAAIPTNTLLLEQKALDEPAKTDSISKDSTLDPPLEHSSDSPSSSLQTFLGSDTIKMPTTLPRAAGRETKYANLSSPSSTVPESQLTKPGVIRPAPVKSKILLKKEEEVYEPNPFSKYLEDNSDFFSEQDVPAPPKPVSLHPLYQTRLHPPAKSLLRPQTRPHADGLTPGPFSHLSSFSLSDEQENSHTLFSHNAYNKLSHPMMAIPEHETLDSKEEVRTAVLSSGETGV